The Prevotella sp. E9-3 genome has a window encoding:
- a CDS encoding RagB/SusD family nutrient uptake outer membrane protein, translating into MKKIIYNILCATCLTGALASCSDFLEIEPQNVITSDQFWNEKADVEAIMLGCYTRMQTDDVVARMMAWGEFRSDNISVGLNADKDLSLTNLLKENLTASNAYTNWEGFYSVINRCNTILKYAPEVAQKDPGYTDSELRATIAEATALRDLCYFYLIRTFRDVPMSFEAFVDDDQLMAMPAVPFNQALNTLIADLESVRTNAVKNYPSTQPLYQTGRITQDAIHAILCDMCLWNKDYQKCIDYADLVIASKKEQAKKGSTGSYSMGGSMTSTDTERTNGYPLLSEYSGNRFGAAYNSLFITGNSSEAIFELTYSGKETESKNTLSNKAVSVFYGNGKVARGYVSPSSVVMGDNSLVFEDKRDARYYEACNETNEGITKFVYRSLSIDATSTSEDPKASYGAMWTEDLCKSNWIIYRLTDVMLMKAEALTQLMVQGTDLPEPKTAPGCYLYQLNTSKGAVGNDTEKNKDTLTVKGALDVINTLEIAKSTEKYYFIKGTITDDEVVIDSETGKATFTIANEDGSAKLLCVDVNGLKNKAIGKTASSRPKSGDAVIIFGKLMKGMKLDVAALAKNKEYIEKAFDLVNAVNKRSILVRNLGGSDTLNLDNYQSKSILSDLIMKERQREFLFEGKRYYDLVRQAWREGNSEQLATTVVKKLTSGGEAVRMRLSKMDGIFWPYNIDELKVNPYLKQNPAFGSGENSSYSQN; encoded by the coding sequence ATGAAGAAGATCATCTATAATATACTTTGTGCCACCTGTTTGACCGGTGCACTGGCTTCTTGCTCAGACTTCCTCGAGATTGAGCCACAGAACGTGATTACTTCCGATCAGTTCTGGAACGAGAAAGCCGATGTTGAGGCTATTATGCTGGGTTGCTACACACGCATGCAGACCGATGACGTAGTGGCCCGAATGATGGCTTGGGGCGAGTTCCGCAGCGATAATATCAGTGTGGGTCTGAATGCCGACAAGGACCTCAGTCTCACCAATCTGCTGAAAGAGAACCTTACCGCCTCTAACGCCTATACCAACTGGGAAGGCTTCTACAGCGTTATCAACCGTTGTAACACCATTCTGAAATATGCACCTGAAGTGGCTCAGAAAGATCCCGGCTATACCGACAGTGAACTGCGTGCCACAATAGCTGAAGCCACTGCACTTCGCGACCTGTGCTATTTCTACCTGATTCGTACCTTCCGCGATGTGCCTATGTCGTTTGAGGCCTTTGTCGATGACGACCAGTTGATGGCAATGCCTGCCGTTCCTTTCAATCAGGCACTCAACACCCTGATTGCCGACTTGGAGAGCGTGCGTACCAATGCTGTGAAGAACTATCCCAGCACCCAGCCCCTGTATCAGACCGGACGTATTACACAGGATGCTATTCATGCCATTCTCTGTGATATGTGCCTGTGGAACAAAGACTATCAGAAGTGTATCGACTATGCCGACCTGGTGATTGCTTCCAAGAAGGAACAGGCCAAGAAAGGTTCGACGGGCAGCTACTCAATGGGTGGCAGTATGACATCTACCGATACCGAGCGAACCAACGGCTATCCTCTCCTTTCAGAGTATTCCGGCAACCGTTTCGGTGCTGCTTATAACAGCCTGTTCATCACCGGCAACAGCTCAGAGGCTATCTTCGAACTGACCTACTCCGGTAAGGAAACAGAAAGCAAGAACACCTTGTCTAATAAGGCAGTGAGTGTGTTCTATGGTAATGGCAAGGTAGCTCGTGGCTATGTATCACCCTCTTCAGTAGTGATGGGCGATAACAGTCTGGTGTTTGAAGATAAGCGCGATGCCCGCTACTATGAGGCTTGTAATGAAACGAACGAGGGAATCACCAAATTCGTGTACCGTTCGTTGTCCATCGATGCTACCAGCACCAGTGAGGATCCAAAGGCTTCCTATGGTGCCATGTGGACTGAGGACCTGTGTAAGAGCAACTGGATTATCTACCGTCTGACCGATGTGATGCTGATGAAGGCCGAGGCCCTCACGCAACTCATGGTACAGGGTACCGACCTGCCCGAACCTAAAACGGCTCCCGGTTGTTATCTCTATCAGTTGAATACTTCAAAAGGTGCTGTAGGCAACGATACTGAAAAGAATAAGGATACGCTGACTGTAAAAGGCGCACTCGATGTGATTAACACTCTTGAGATTGCAAAATCTACTGAGAAATACTATTTCATCAAGGGTACCATTACCGATGATGAAGTTGTTATCGACAGTGAGACAGGCAAGGCTACCTTTACCATTGCCAACGAAGACGGTTCAGCTAAACTCCTTTGTGTAGATGTGAACGGTCTGAAGAATAAGGCCATCGGTAAGACAGCTTCAAGCCGTCCGAAGTCTGGCGATGCCGTGATCATCTTTGGTAAGCTGATGAAGGGTATGAAGCTTGATGTGGCTGCGCTGGCCAAGAACAAGGAGTACATTGAAAAGGCCTTCGACCTTGTCAATGCCGTCAACAAGCGCTCTATCCTGGTGCGTAACCTCGGTGGATCAGATACGCTCAACTTGGACAACTACCAGTCAAAATCCATTCTTTCCGACCTGATTATGAAAGAACGCCAGCGTGAGTTCCTGTTCGAGGGTAAGCGCTATTATGACTTGGTGCGTCAGGCATGGCGTGAGGGCAACAGCGAGCAATTGGCTACAACCGTGGTGAAGAAACTCACCAGTGGTGGCGAGGCCGTTCGCATGCGTCTGTCTAAGATGGATGGTATCTTCTGGCCCTACAACATTGACGAGTTGAAAGTTAATCCATACCTGAAGCAGAATCCTGCCTTCGGTAGTGGTGAGAACAGTAGTTACTCTCAGAACTGA
- a CDS encoding fasciclin domain-containing protein, giving the protein MMTNSIKQIMMAFAVGCGAVSVLTACSDKWDDHYDGTASGANMNSGSLWQALEDNIELSNFAKVVQATGFDRSLNGSQVFTVFAPTNASFSESDAEAMIDLYNQEKAASKRDEDNKAIKEFVKNHLSLYNYSVAEGRIDTITTMNGKRHALTSSQFSNINLTTKNALYSNGVLFTLDKVVPYYANVFEYLEKDADLSKASEFFYNKRHYRLKFDAERSVPDSIRDGETVYSDSVMIQENTLFDYDALGAKLNSEDSTYWMVVPTNDVWDALVAKYEPYFNYDKAIEKDLKGIGDADSLAYTNTRLAIMGGTIFSRTLNTDKMLADSAMSTNAYEYELREYKWGADTLAYYQYQKPMQTIMANTTNVLCSNGQVMKSNNWKFEPKQTFMRDIIVEAEDARAIKELVKKKVNKDTIETVIANPVFVQPDNPYYGKISGHSYVEFTQLVTGGNTQHEVIFWIPEVLSNVPYDIYVRTAPGLAGDTAAVDLDRAPIRLMFEIGYRGLDGKAKKETLYTPAESQKDSVDMLLVKEGYKFPVCSYGVEESDPQITLKVGTYVTDAEVSAMDYQRTMRIDCIILKPREE; this is encoded by the coding sequence ATGATGACCAATAGCATAAAACAAATCATGATGGCCTTTGCCGTAGGCTGTGGCGCAGTCAGTGTGCTGACAGCATGTTCCGACAAGTGGGATGACCACTATGACGGAACGGCTTCGGGCGCTAACATGAATAGCGGTTCATTGTGGCAGGCCCTTGAGGACAATATTGAACTGAGCAACTTTGCCAAAGTGGTACAGGCCACCGGTTTCGACCGCTCGCTCAATGGCAGTCAGGTGTTTACAGTATTTGCCCCCACAAACGCTTCCTTCAGCGAGAGCGATGCCGAAGCCATGATTGATCTCTATAATCAGGAAAAGGCCGCATCAAAGCGTGATGAGGACAATAAGGCCATTAAGGAATTTGTGAAGAACCACCTGTCACTCTATAACTATTCTGTGGCAGAGGGACGTATCGACACCATTACGACCATGAATGGCAAACGCCATGCACTCACCAGCAGCCAGTTCTCAAATATTAACCTGACAACCAAGAATGCCCTGTACAGCAATGGCGTGCTGTTCACCCTTGACAAGGTGGTGCCTTATTATGCCAACGTGTTTGAATACCTGGAGAAAGATGCCGACCTGTCAAAGGCCAGCGAATTTTTCTATAACAAGCGCCACTACCGTCTGAAGTTTGATGCCGAGCGCAGTGTGCCCGATAGCATCCGTGACGGTGAGACCGTCTATTCCGATTCGGTAATGATTCAGGAGAACACACTGTTCGACTATGATGCCTTGGGTGCCAAACTGAATTCGGAAGACAGTACCTATTGGATGGTAGTGCCTACCAACGATGTATGGGATGCACTGGTAGCCAAATACGAGCCCTACTTCAACTACGACAAGGCCATTGAAAAGGACCTGAAAGGTATTGGCGATGCCGACTCGCTTGCCTATACCAACACCCGTCTGGCCATCATGGGCGGTACCATTTTCAGTCGTACACTGAACACCGACAAGATGCTGGCCGATTCAGCCATGTCAACCAATGCTTATGAATATGAGCTCCGTGAGTATAAGTGGGGTGCCGACACACTGGCCTACTACCAGTATCAGAAACCTATGCAAACCATCATGGCCAACACCACTAATGTGCTGTGCAGTAACGGTCAGGTGATGAAGAGCAACAACTGGAAGTTCGAGCCTAAGCAGACCTTCATGCGTGACATTATTGTTGAGGCTGAAGATGCCCGCGCTATTAAGGAACTGGTGAAAAAGAAAGTCAATAAGGATACTATCGAAACCGTGATTGCCAACCCTGTGTTCGTGCAGCCCGATAATCCTTATTACGGAAAAATCTCCGGACATTCCTATGTAGAGTTCACACAGTTGGTGACTGGTGGTAACACCCAGCACGAAGTGATCTTCTGGATTCCTGAGGTGCTGTCGAATGTTCCGTATGATATCTATGTAAGAACCGCCCCTGGTCTGGCTGGCGATACTGCTGCCGTTGACCTGGACCGTGCTCCTATCCGCCTGATGTTTGAAATCGGCTATCGCGGTCTTGATGGCAAAGCCAAGAAAGAAACCCTCTATACTCCTGCAGAGAGTCAGAAGGACTCGGTGGATATGCTATTGGTGAAGGAAGGCTACAAATTCCCCGTATGTTCGTATGGAGTGGAAGAGAGCGATCCTCAGATTACGTTGAAGGTGGGTACCTATGTGACCGATGCTGAAGTTAGCGCTATGGACTATCAGCGTACTATGCGTATTGACTGCATTATCCTGAAACCACGTGAAGAGTAA
- a CDS encoding SusC/RagA family TonB-linked outer membrane protein — MKQYILFGLSLLLAFPLNIAAQDETEEDDDTTVRTFTVKKKQYETRVVKGTVLDATTLQPISGAIVRAAEVDGYSVLTEDDGTYEVKVPVFTNEIVVSTPDHNVVRMGLQKGEQQKNALLYPSVFATDYLAATNTRNEYQAKNFQYSNAINIKDEIQKQVGAQVHTISRNGTPGVGSVMFVQGLNSLNRNAQPLVVIDGVIVDQQYSRQLLHEGFYNDILSNLNPADIERVTVLRNGTALYGARGANGVVQIETRRNKSMATRITASLSAGVTFEPKYISMMSGDQYRGYASEMLKTTDTRLTNFRFLTENPSNYYYTPYHQDTDWKDLVYRTALTQNYGINVEGGDDVANYNLSVGYTSAESTLKNNDMDRLNIRFNTDIVLTKNLGVRFDASFSNQTRNLRNDGAPESYDEGTPTSPAFLAYVKSPFISPYTYARGRLSDDHLDVEDESYLNEALASYTKYNWRLANPAAINEYGDGDIKNRFENSMLNLTITPKYQFNPNLSLSEHFSYNLVNTSEKFYVPVNGVPDYYVNSVNAYCQNEVRSLASKQNSVMSDTRLDWHQRYDAHFIHLFGGARINWEDYSMNSQLGYNTGNDKTPFMHAGLKNASDEGINESWNMMAWYAQAEYNYLGRYFLQANLTAESSSRFGKDAGGLKMGGVSWGVFPGVQASWVVTNEPWMSGISGLDYLRLTAGYDVSGNDDIDFYASQSYFRASQFLHTVSALAFEGIGSNKIKWETTRRFNAGFESKFFNNRLGINFNYFRSTTSDLLMKQSLGFLSGIADSWVNNGKMENQGYDVTATMKVIAHKDWQWQLGASVGHYKNKITELAGVDYIDNEVYGATIRTQVGQAANLFYGYQTEGVFSTTADAVAAGKNGEALYIMSENGRDKMYFGAGDMHFTDMNGDGQISEADRVVIGDPNPDIYGNIFTTVGFKRFKLDVNFNYSLGNDVYNYMRSQLEGGSRFMNQTNAMNRRWQAEGQVTDMPRITFQDPMGNARFSDRWIEDGSYLRLKTVTLSYTLPLKSEYIQGLQFWVQGNNLLTFSKYLGSDPESSMTTAVIGQGIDLGQLAQSRSIVAGVKINL, encoded by the coding sequence ATGAAACAATATATCTTATTCGGACTTTCCCTGTTGCTGGCTTTCCCTTTGAATATTGCCGCACAGGACGAGACAGAGGAAGACGACGACACCACTGTGCGCACTTTCACTGTCAAGAAAAAGCAGTATGAGACACGTGTGGTGAAAGGAACTGTGCTTGATGCCACCACGCTTCAGCCTATCAGCGGTGCCATTGTCCGTGCAGCTGAAGTTGACGGCTATAGTGTGCTGACAGAGGACGACGGTACTTACGAGGTAAAGGTTCCCGTGTTTACCAACGAAATCGTGGTGTCAACTCCCGACCACAATGTAGTGCGTATGGGCTTGCAGAAAGGTGAACAGCAGAAAAACGCGCTGCTCTATCCTTCAGTGTTTGCTACCGACTATCTGGCTGCAACAAATACCCGCAACGAGTATCAGGCAAAGAATTTCCAATACTCAAATGCCATTAATATCAAGGACGAGATTCAGAAGCAAGTGGGAGCTCAGGTACATACCATTTCTCGCAATGGCACACCTGGCGTAGGTTCTGTAATGTTTGTGCAGGGCCTGAACTCACTGAATCGTAATGCCCAGCCATTGGTGGTTATTGATGGTGTCATTGTTGACCAGCAGTATTCACGTCAGCTGTTGCACGAAGGTTTCTACAACGATATCTTGTCAAACCTGAATCCTGCCGACATTGAGCGCGTTACCGTACTGCGTAATGGTACGGCTCTCTATGGTGCCCGCGGTGCCAATGGCGTTGTTCAGATTGAAACCCGTCGCAACAAGTCGATGGCCACCCGCATCACCGCCAGCCTGTCTGCCGGTGTTACCTTCGAACCTAAGTATATCTCGATGATGAGTGGCGACCAGTATCGTGGCTATGCTTCAGAAATGCTGAAGACCACCGATACCCGTCTGACCAATTTCCGCTTCCTCACCGAGAATCCTTCAAACTATTATTATACGCCTTATCATCAGGACACTGACTGGAAAGATCTGGTTTATCGCACTGCGCTCACACAGAACTACGGTATCAATGTTGAAGGTGGTGACGATGTGGCCAACTACAACCTGTCGGTGGGCTATACATCGGCTGAGAGCACGCTGAAGAACAACGATATGGACCGTCTGAACATCCGTTTCAACACCGATATCGTGCTGACCAAGAATCTGGGCGTTCGTTTCGATGCTTCGTTCAGCAATCAGACCCGTAACCTGCGAAATGATGGCGCTCCCGAAAGCTATGACGAAGGTACTCCCACGTCGCCTGCATTCCTGGCCTATGTGAAGAGCCCCTTCATCAGTCCTTATACCTATGCCCGTGGCCGTTTGAGCGACGACCATCTGGATGTTGAGGATGAAAGTTATCTGAACGAGGCACTTGCCAGCTACACCAAGTACAACTGGCGCCTTGCCAACCCTGCTGCTATTAATGAATATGGTGACGGTGATATCAAGAACCGTTTCGAGAATTCAATGCTGAACCTCACCATCACTCCGAAGTATCAGTTCAATCCCAACCTGTCGTTGAGCGAGCACTTCAGCTACAACCTGGTGAACACCAGCGAGAAGTTCTACGTGCCAGTGAATGGTGTGCCTGACTATTATGTGAACAGTGTGAATGCCTATTGTCAGAACGAGGTTCGCTCACTGGCTTCAAAGCAGAATTCTGTGATGAGCGATACACGTCTGGACTGGCATCAGCGCTATGATGCACACTTCATCCATCTTTTCGGCGGTGCACGCATCAACTGGGAGGATTATTCAATGAACTCACAGCTAGGCTACAACACCGGTAACGATAAGACTCCTTTCATGCATGCAGGCTTGAAGAATGCCAGCGATGAGGGTATTAACGAAAGCTGGAACATGATGGCTTGGTATGCACAGGCAGAGTACAACTATCTGGGCCGCTATTTCCTGCAGGCCAATCTGACTGCCGAATCCTCTTCTCGCTTTGGTAAGGATGCCGGCGGACTGAAAATGGGTGGTGTGTCATGGGGCGTATTCCCCGGTGTACAGGCTTCATGGGTTGTTACCAACGAGCCTTGGATGTCGGGTATCTCAGGTCTTGACTACCTGCGTCTTACTGCCGGCTATGATGTCAGCGGAAATGACGATATTGACTTCTATGCTTCGCAGAGCTACTTCCGTGCTTCCCAGTTCCTTCACACTGTGTCGGCATTGGCATTCGAAGGCATTGGCAGTAACAAGATCAAGTGGGAGACCACCCGCCGTTTCAATGCAGGCTTTGAGTCGAAGTTCTTCAACAACCGTCTGGGCATCAACTTCAACTACTTCCGTTCTACCACCAGCGACCTGCTGATGAAACAGTCATTGGGCTTCCTGTCGGGTATTGCCGATAGCTGGGTGAACAATGGCAAGATGGAGAACCAGGGCTACGACGTCACTGCTACCATGAAGGTGATTGCTCATAAGGACTGGCAGTGGCAGTTGGGTGCCAGCGTTGGTCACTACAAGAACAAGATCACCGAACTGGCAGGTGTTGACTATATCGACAATGAGGTGTATGGTGCCACCATCCGTACTCAGGTGGGTCAGGCTGCCAACCTGTTCTACGGCTATCAGACTGAAGGCGTGTTCTCAACCACTGCCGATGCCGTTGCAGCTGGCAAAAACGGTGAGGCACTCTATATCATGTCTGAAAACGGACGCGATAAGATGTACTTCGGTGCCGGTGACATGCACTTTACCGATATGAACGGTGACGGACAGATTTCCGAGGCCGACCGCGTAGTGATTGGCGATCCCAATCCCGATATTTATGGTAACATCTTTACCACTGTGGGCTTCAAGCGCTTCAAGCTCGATGTGAACTTCAACTACTCACTGGGCAATGATGTTTACAACTATATGCGCTCACAGTTGGAAGGCGGAAGTCGCTTCATGAACCAGACAAATGCCATGAACCGTCGTTGGCAGGCTGAAGGTCAGGTGACCGATATGCCTCGCATCACTTTCCAGGATCCTATGGGCAATGCCCGCTTCAGCGACCGCTGGATTGAGGATGGCTCTTATCTGCGTCTGAAGACGGTGACCCTGTCTTACACCTTGCCTTTGAAGTCGGAGTACATCCAGGGACTCCAGTTCTGGGTACAAGGCAACAATCTGCTGACCTTCTCGAAATATCTGGGCAGCGATCCGGAGTCCTCAATGACCACTGCCGTTATCGGTCAGGGTATCGACCTCGGTCAGTTGGCACAGAGCCGTTCGATTGTAGCCGGTGTGAAGATTAACTTGTAA
- a CDS encoding fasciclin domain-containing protein yields the protein MKIQKKIFALAAIATAMTWGLTSCSDEPDGENFYTFTGEMASDYLKSRSQYSDFATVVERANLMDLLASYGHYTCFVPDNDAFAAYLKKRGLSSLADLTDADCDTIARTHLVNNMYSTMDMNGTQLHDANLMRRYLPTIAGLDENENAVVFLNTRGAHIYYELRDDSVENAIMQPINQVLETSSGSILEVLKDNDKVSLFYNALMATGVGEVIANTDPEDTSWDPRAHEKYHYTSDFWKEVAWVPDTKKTAFTMFVTPDAVLKEKYGIETLRQLYDKACEIYDQVYPSDINKDGHKFENLTDSVNPLRRMIEYQILTRYVPGSDKLTPLILNFPGKKLDGTTLGYDEDLLNPIDWYETMLPHTMAKIEMLTVNKYKGDSKLRERYINRRVDAKFPDEAEWNKGQMIIENVEPEYEQDALNGHYFYVDGLVCFSKDVQEKIHNMRIRMDFATIFPELMTNDMRQKGNPTVDDASGTADEAASPKNGKNYYFPDGYLKHIKLKGNSAFVYRRPHINFWSFEGDEFNIFGDYDFILQLPPVPFSGEWQVRLGFCALRTRGVAQIYWGDDPNHMIPQGIPMDMTRFITDSEMLGLTELMPAEDEGKNNTAYDKIRSDNESLAESMKAFRNLGIVRGPYGTFHTNGDEKIRWTGNWRTYRRILSQNYQDCSKTYYIRIRVASDGKQGNNNEFMLDYLELVPKNVYDISGSGQMEDDL from the coding sequence ATGAAAATTCAAAAGAAAATATTTGCTCTTGCAGCCATTGCTACTGCAATGACATGGGGCCTGACTTCATGTTCAGACGAGCCCGATGGTGAGAACTTCTACACCTTCACCGGTGAGATGGCCAGCGACTATCTGAAGTCTCGCTCACAATATAGTGATTTTGCTACCGTCGTGGAGCGTGCCAATCTCATGGACCTGTTGGCCAGCTACGGACACTACACTTGCTTTGTTCCCGATAATGACGCATTCGCTGCTTATTTGAAGAAACGAGGATTGAGCAGTCTGGCCGACCTGACCGATGCCGACTGTGACACCATTGCCCGTACCCACTTGGTGAACAATATGTATTCTACCATGGATATGAATGGTACACAGTTGCACGATGCCAACCTGATGCGTCGCTATCTGCCTACCATTGCAGGATTGGACGAGAACGAGAATGCCGTGGTGTTCCTGAATACCCGTGGCGCACACATCTATTATGAACTGCGTGACGACTCGGTTGAAAACGCTATTATGCAGCCTATCAACCAGGTGCTGGAGACCTCCAGCGGTAGTATCCTCGAAGTGCTGAAGGACAATGACAAAGTTTCTCTGTTCTATAACGCACTTATGGCAACAGGCGTTGGCGAGGTGATTGCCAATACCGATCCCGAGGACACTAGCTGGGATCCAAGAGCCCACGAGAAATACCATTATACTTCCGACTTCTGGAAAGAGGTGGCTTGGGTGCCTGATACCAAGAAGACGGCTTTTACCATGTTTGTCACGCCCGATGCTGTGCTGAAGGAAAAGTATGGTATCGAGACACTGAGACAACTCTATGACAAAGCCTGTGAGATTTATGACCAGGTATATCCTTCTGATATCAACAAAGATGGTCATAAGTTTGAGAACCTGACTGATAGCGTGAACCCCCTACGCCGTATGATTGAGTATCAGATTTTGACCCGTTACGTACCGGGTAGTGATAAACTCACTCCGCTGATTCTGAACTTCCCCGGTAAGAAACTCGACGGCACTACACTGGGCTATGACGAGGATTTGCTGAACCCCATCGACTGGTACGAGACCATGCTGCCTCACACCATGGCTAAGATTGAGATGCTCACCGTGAACAAGTACAAAGGTGATAGCAAACTGCGCGAGCGTTATATCAACCGTCGTGTGGATGCCAAGTTCCCTGACGAGGCTGAATGGAACAAGGGACAGATGATTATCGAGAATGTTGAGCCCGAATATGAGCAGGATGCCCTGAACGGTCACTACTTCTATGTTGACGGTCTCGTTTGTTTCAGCAAGGATGTGCAGGAGAAGATTCATAACATGCGTATCCGTATGGACTTCGCCACCATCTTCCCCGAGCTGATGACCAACGACATGCGTCAGAAGGGTAATCCTACTGTTGACGATGCTTCTGGTACTGCCGATGAGGCTGCAAGCCCCAAGAACGGTAAGAACTACTACTTCCCCGACGGCTATCTGAAGCATATCAAGCTGAAAGGTAACAGTGCGTTCGTGTATCGTCGCCCCCACATCAATTTCTGGTCGTTCGAAGGCGATGAGTTCAATATCTTTGGCGACTACGACTTCATTCTCCAGTTGCCTCCCGTACCGTTCAGCGGTGAGTGGCAGGTTCGTCTGGGCTTCTGTGCACTGCGCACCCGCGGTGTGGCTCAGATCTACTGGGGTGATGATCCCAACCACATGATTCCACAGGGTATTCCTATGGATATGACTCGCTTCATCACCGACTCTGAGATGCTCGGACTCACTGAGCTGATGCCTGCTGAGGATGAAGGTAAGAACAATACAGCCTATGATAAGATTCGTAGCGACAACGAGTCGCTGGCCGAGAGCATGAAGGCTTTCCGCAACCTGGGTATCGTTCGTGGCCCTTACGGAACCTTCCATACCAATGGCGATGAGAAGATTCGTTGGACCGGCAACTGGCGTACCTATCGCCGAATCCTGTCACAGAACTATCAGGACTGCTCGAAGACCTACTACATTCGTATTCGTGTGGCCAGTGACGGTAAGCAAGGTAACAACAATGAGTTCATGCTCGACTATTTGGAACTGGTTCCAAAGAATGTCTATGACATCAGCGGTTCTGGACAGATGGAGGACGATCTCTAA